TGTATTCTACATGTAACAGTGAATAAAATCTCAACATACCTTGTAACCAGTCGACTCCCTCCTGTAAACCTTCTCCTTTCAGAGCATCGGTAGCACTGAAACAAATCAACacattgtgttaaaaaaaagcaacaaacctttaggtcctttttttttaacatcctgGCAATTACCGGAAATTAGTGTACATGTGTGTTCATACCAGATGTGCCAGGGTTTGTCTTTGATGTTCTCCAAACACAGCAGCTGTGAGACCTTGACAGAAGACAGAGCATCCCTGACATCCATCTTGTTAGCAAAGAACAGGATGGGGATCCTCCTGTGTTTAATATCTGTAGTGAGAGTGAGAGGGATGACGTCAGAAAGTTAGTGTGATAAATCTGTAATGTCATTCGGTTCTACTAATGTGTAACCATATTGTGAAAAGCCTgagaaaaaagaagacagaTGTGCTATTGGCAAATCCTTAAGTGTGCTCATTTTTCAACAGTAAAAACAGCCCTCTTTGCTTAATGCACAGTTTAGACTGAAAATAGCccaagaaagagacagaacagCACAACGATTTACTGGGCTGAGATTTAAAACCAAGTTAAAGAATCATGATAAATGTACATAAGCGTACCAGGATGGTTTAATAATGTGTCCAGTTCTTCTTTGGCTACTACCATCCTCAGTTTGTCTGCACTGTCAATGACAAATATGATAGCCTGGCCTTccctgagaaaaacaaagagatcaCAGGAATTATTATGTAAAACAATCAGAAAAAAAGCATTGGTGTTTTTTGTAGCACTGGTTCACTCACTTGTAGTAGTGTTCCCAAAGGTTTCTGTATCTGCCTTGACCAGACATGTCAAACACTGTGAAGGACAGACTacaagaagagaggagaagagaagagagaaaactTTGATGCGCTTATTGCAGTTGTAGATTAGGGTTGTCAAAAACAGCATAATATATCCGAATAGCTCCAAAATTATTCGAATTTACTTGAAACAGAAATATGCAACTGTTAGAGAATGACACAACATCTTAGACtaccattttttaaacaacaaacaacaagctGTTGTTTCATGATGAGCTACCTGGATGTCTTGAACTTCTCTATGCTGAAGCCAATGGTTGGGACGATGTCTTGTGCCTGGGCCTGAAAGACAAATGCAGCATATTGTAAATAAAAACCTAAATAGGGAGTACAAAGTAACTACATGTCCTAAATTCTTTCCTAAATTGCTAGTTAACCATAAACAAGTGATGTATAGATAGCTATGGGAAAATGATAATTCTAGGAAAACAAAAGCAGTAACATAGAATATGGATTTGCAGAACTCCTGTAATCCCTCATTTGGTACATACAAGTCTATCTGACATTATACTGGAAGAATTTTACTATGATGCTATCTTAGTCCTAAATCGTCAACATCATAGTACACATTGAGTAGACTTACATTAGTGGGCTTGAGCTGGTTGATGATGGTGGTTTTTCCACTGTTGTCCAGACCAAGACACAGCACATTCACCTCTTTCTTCAAACCCAGCCATCCTGCCAACTTGTCAAACAGCCCCATTGGCTAGCCAGCAACCATCAGCAGCCTGTCTGATCTACAAGAATAAGACAACAAATACTCCAGTGGTTAGATGAAATCAGCATCTCTCGCACAAATTGCAGCTCAGTTGTCTTAAAGGTTTAGATTCCAAAAGCATAGTTGCACttaaacactgacatttattcTGATTTCTTGCTCTTGGTAAAAGATGTCATGTGTCACCCTCCACCAGACCGCTGGTGGAAGTAGTCCACAGCTTTCAGTGTCAATACTTTAGCTGTCTTTGGAATACTCTGTGGATATCTGCTTAGCGTCACAATATAATATCACTGTTTTAAAGTAATAGCTCTGTCTTACTTTCTTACTCTGTCTTTCTTGTGTCCTCTCACCTTTCTTATTCAAAATGGTGGCAGCGCCACAACTTCATATTTCCTTGGCATCCccccttccctcctctctttccaaTTTCCCTTTTTCCAACTTATAACTTACAGGCATGAGTTAAATGAACGTTAACAACCCCTACAAAACCCATCATTTGTCAAGACAATAGATCACTTTAAATATATCTTCTGAAAACTTACAAACTTGTGTTCAATATCCAaaacttgtcatgacaagtgTAGTTAAAGAGAAGAAATAAGTTAACTCAATGGAGCTGTCTTTTCTTTACAATGTATGTGTGATATACAGCTGATATTAATGCAGCAGAATCAGAAGTTTTATTGCCAGGTAGGTGTTGTCTGCATACCATAAACATATTAAGTGGAAATCAAAATAAAGGCAATGatctaaaaaagtaaaaaacataGAGCAGAAAAATGTAATTGTTTTTGAATGAGAGAGCTGGACTGTTTTGTGCAGGATGAACACAAGTACTGATCAGGGGATctgcaaaaaaatacacattattcaGTATTATATCTGCTGCTTTGCGGCAAACTTGGAGTGCAATCATCAATAAATGGACTTTTCTTTAGATCAGACAACAAACACCCTACTCAGTGCGTAGCGTTTAACCGATTTACGTTTTCCAGGACCATTTAGCATAGTGAATTAGCACATCCACCCTCTCCTGGTAAGGCATATAAACTTAATTAATGTCAACGCTGAGAGAAGACACTCGTGTTTATTAGCTACAGAGCTATGTCTCATTGCAGCTACAACCACGACGACTTTTATTCGGTAAGCGTTAGCTTAAGCTAACGTGCTTAGTGGGCTCTAACCAGGTTCTAACGTAATTAACATTCGCTAACAGCTATTTAGTTAATCTCTTGTTGTCACTGGTGCTAGCTAGCCTTAGCTAACGTCTAGCCGCTAGGTTAATTACTTCAGCTTGCTGGGTCTaaatgagctgtaatgttatCTAACGTTAGACAACTCCTCTGCAGCACATTATATCTATGTTTACAACATAGCTACATTAGTAAGACAGCATGAATAAAGCTGTTTGAAAGCTAACTTAGCTAGCCTAACGTTATAGCTTCACAGTTAAAGCTAACACGTTCGCTAGTGACGATatcgctaacgttagcttatgtTGTTCTCGCCCAAACTGTTTTATAGAGCTGGATTTTACCTGTAGTATTGTCGTAGGGTCTTGCCTCCAGGATGCACTAATGCTCCCTTAAACTAGCTCATTAAATAACCAGGGTCAAGGCAGTGTTTCATTCATTTCTCCTCTACTCTCTCATGCTCTCTAGCCAACAGAGGAAACACCGAGATATTTACACTGTGTTGCTGGGAGACCAGTATGCTGACTCAAGGCTGCCCTCTGCAGGACAAACAAGGCTGCCTTCTTCCTGCTACTGCAGCCCTGCAAAAGAAATGTGACTGTAATGATTTTCAGTTTTTCTCATTTGCTTTAACACATTTGTCTCATCAGATTGCAGGCTGAATTTTGCCCACAGCTGCATGTTGAGGATCATTGCAGC
The Epinephelus lanceolatus isolate andai-2023 chromosome 2, ASM4190304v1, whole genome shotgun sequence DNA segment above includes these coding regions:
- the arl6 gene encoding ADP-ribosylation factor-like protein 6, with product MGLFDKLAGWLGLKKEVNVLCLGLDNSGKTTIINQLKPTNAQAQDIVPTIGFSIEKFKTSSLSFTVFDMSGQGRYRNLWEHYYKEGQAIIFVIDSADKLRMVVAKEELDTLLNHPDIKHRRIPILFFANKMDVRDALSSVKVSQLLCLENIKDKPWHICATDALKGEGLQEGVDWLQDQIKTMRT